A stretch of Pseudomonas sp. LS.1a DNA encodes these proteins:
- the rapA gene encoding RNA polymerase-associated protein RapA, with product MAQQYQPGQRWISDSEAELGLGTILAQDGRLLTVLYPATGDTRQYSLRNAPLTRVRFSPGDQITHFEGWKLTVREVEDIDGLMVYHGLDGQNQPRTLPETQLSNFIQFRLASDRLFAGQIDPLSWFSLRYNTLQHNSKQMQSALWGLGGCRAQPIAHQLHIAREVADRSAPRVLLADEVGLGKTIEAGLVIHRQLLSGRASRVLILVPENLQHQWLVEMRRRFNLQVALFDAERFIESDASNPFEDAQLALVALEWLVDDEKAQDALFAAGWDLMAVDEAHHLVWHEDQVSAEYGLVEQLAQVIPGVLLLTATPEQLGQDSHFARLRLLDPNRFHDLAAFRAESEHYRPVAEAVQELLDEGRLSPKAHATIQGFLGAEGEALLAAVNDGDTQASARLIRELLDRHGTGRVLFRNTRAAIQGFPERQLHPYPLAMPEQYRDLPAGEHAELYPEVAFQAQGEVAEDERWWRFDPRVDWLIDTLKMLKRTKVLVICAHAETAMDLEDALRVRSGIPASVFHEGMSILERDRAAAYFADEEFGAQVLICSEIGSEGRNFQFAHHLVMFDLPAHPDLLEQRIGRLDRIGQKHTIQLHIPYLQDSPQERLFQWYHEGLNAFLNTCPTGNALQHQFGPRLLPLLEGGESKAWEALVADARSERERLEAELHTGRDRLLELNSGGAGEGQALVEDILEQDDQFALPIYMETLFDAFGIDSEDHSENALILKPSEKMLDASFPLGDDEGVTITYDRGQALSREDMQFLTWEHPMVQGGMDLVLSGSMGNTAVALIKNKALKPGTVLLELLFVSEVVAPRSLQLGRYLPPAALRCLLDANGNDLASRVAFETLNDQLESVPRASANKFVQAQRDVLAQRIGSGEAKVMPAHVERVAEAQRRLTAEADEELARLVALQAVNPSVRDSEIEALRKQREEGLAMLDKAALRLEAIRVLVAG from the coding sequence ATGGCGCAGCAGTATCAACCGGGGCAACGCTGGATCAGCGACAGCGAAGCCGAGCTCGGCCTGGGTACCATCCTGGCGCAGGATGGCCGCCTGTTGACCGTGCTCTACCCGGCCACTGGCGACACCCGCCAGTATTCCCTGCGCAATGCGCCGCTGACCCGCGTGCGCTTCTCGCCAGGTGACCAGATCACCCACTTCGAAGGCTGGAAGCTGACCGTGCGCGAGGTCGAGGACATCGACGGGCTGATGGTCTACCACGGCCTGGACGGGCAAAACCAGCCGCGCACCCTGCCAGAAACCCAGCTGTCGAACTTCATCCAGTTCCGCCTGGCCAGCGACCGCCTGTTCGCCGGGCAGATCGACCCGCTGTCGTGGTTCAGCCTGCGCTACAACACCCTGCAGCACAACAGCAAGCAGATGCAGTCGGCGCTGTGGGGCCTGGGCGGCTGCCGTGCCCAACCCATCGCCCACCAACTGCACATCGCCCGCGAAGTCGCCGACCGCAGCGCGCCGCGCGTTTTGCTGGCCGACGAAGTGGGCCTGGGTAAAACCATCGAGGCCGGCCTGGTGATCCACCGCCAACTGCTGTCTGGCCGCGCCAGCCGCGTACTGATCCTGGTGCCGGAAAACCTCCAGCACCAGTGGCTGGTGGAAATGCGCCGCCGCTTCAACCTGCAGGTGGCCCTGTTCGACGCCGAACGCTTCATCGAAAGCGACGCCAGCAACCCGTTCGAGGATGCCCAGCTGGCGCTGGTGGCCCTGGAGTGGCTGGTCGACGACGAAAAGGCCCAGGACGCGCTGTTCGCCGCCGGCTGGGACCTGATGGCGGTGGACGAAGCCCACCACCTGGTCTGGCACGAAGACCAGGTCAGCGCCGAATACGGCCTGGTCGAACAGCTGGCCCAGGTGATCCCGGGCGTGCTGCTGCTCACGGCCACCCCCGAACAGCTCGGCCAGGACAGCCACTTCGCCCGCCTGCGCCTGCTCGACCCCAACCGTTTCCACGACCTTGCCGCCTTCCGCGCCGAAAGCGAACACTATCGCCCGGTGGCCGAAGCCGTACAGGAACTGCTCGACGAAGGCCGCCTGTCGCCCAAGGCCCACGCCACCATCCAGGGCTTCCTGGGTGCCGAAGGCGAAGCCCTGCTGGCCGCGGTCAACGACGGCGATACCCAGGCCAGCGCGCGCCTGATCCGTGAACTGCTCGACCGCCACGGCACCGGCCGCGTGCTGTTCCGTAACACCCGCGCGGCGATCCAGGGCTTCCCTGAGCGCCAGCTGCACCCTTACCCACTGGCCATGCCCGAGCAGTACCGCGACCTGCCAGCAGGCGAACATGCCGAGTTGTACCCGGAAGTTGCCTTCCAGGCCCAGGGCGAGGTGGCCGAGGACGAGCGCTGGTGGCGTTTCGACCCGCGCGTCGACTGGCTGATCGACACCCTGAAGATGCTCAAGCGCACCAAGGTGCTGGTGATCTGCGCCCATGCCGAAACCGCGATGGACCTGGAAGATGCCCTGCGCGTGCGCTCCGGCATCCCGGCCTCGGTATTCCATGAAGGCATGAGCATCCTTGAGCGCGACCGCGCCGCCGCCTACTTCGCCGACGAAGAGTTCGGTGCGCAGGTGCTGATCTGTTCCGAGATCGGCAGCGAAGGCCGCAACTTCCAGTTTGCCCACCATCTGGTGATGTTCGACCTGCCGGCGCACCCGGACCTGCTCGAACAGCGCATCGGCCGCCTCGACCGTATCGGCCAGAAGCACACCATCCAGCTGCATATCCCGTACCTGCAGGACAGCCCGCAAGAACGCCTGTTCCAGTGGTACCACGAAGGCCTCAACGCCTTCCTCAATACCTGCCCTACCGGCAACGCCCTGCAGCACCAGTTCGGCCCGCGCCTGCTGCCGCTGCTCGAAGGTGGCGAAAGCAAGGCCTGGGAAGCCCTGGTGGCCGACGCCCGCAGCGAGCGCGAACGCCTGGAAGCCGAACTGCATACTGGCCGTGACCGCCTGCTGGAGCTCAACTCCGGCGGTGCCGGCGAAGGCCAGGCGTTGGTCGAGGACATTCTCGAACAGGACGACCAGTTCGCCCTGCCGATCTACATGGAAACCCTGTTCGACGCCTTCGGCATCGACAGCGAAGACCATTCCGAGAACGCCCTGATCCTCAAACCAAGCGAGAAGATGCTCGACGCCAGCTTCCCGCTGGGCGACGACGAAGGCGTGACCATCACCTACGACCGTGGCCAGGCGCTGTCGCGCGAGGACATGCAGTTCCTCACCTGGGAACACCCGATGGTGCAAGGCGGCATGGACCTGGTGCTGTCCGGCTCGATGGGCAACACCGCCGTGGCGCTGATCAAGAACAAGGCGCTCAAACCCGGCACCGTGCTGCTTGAACTGCTGTTCGTCAGCGAGGTGGTGGCACCGCGTAGCCTGCAGCTGGGCCGTTACCTGCCACCGGCGGCACTGCGCTGCCTGCTCGATGCCAACGGCAACGACCTGGCGTCCCGCGTGGCCTTCGAAACCCTCAACGACCAGCTGGAAAGCGTGCCGCGCGCCAGCGCCAACAAGTTCGTCCAGGCCCAGCGTGACGTGCTGGCCCAGCGCATTGGCAGTGGCGAGGCCAAGGTCATGCCGGCCCACGTCGAGCGCGTGGCCGAAGCCCAGCGCCGCCTGACAGCGGAAGCCGACGAAGAACTGGCCCGTCTGGTCGCGCTGCAAGCGGTCAACCCGAGCGTGCGCGACAGCGAGATCGAAGCGTTGCGCAAGCAGCGCGAAGAGGGCCTGGCGATGCTGGACAAGGCCGCACTGCGCCTGGAAGCCATTCGCGTGCTGGTGGCTGGCTAA
- a CDS encoding aspartate-semialdehyde dehydrogenase — protein sequence MLPPIIPLSAAPVTSQQDPVKPTPDIKPVVPTQPASGESAIDLKHQRDPQEQTLLLRDEQRRQQQRRQKGDDERYTAMPGDEVNADNTVPVAPLMGEHVRQGLLVDIEV from the coding sequence ATGCTGCCGCCGATCATTCCGCTCAGTGCCGCCCCGGTGACTTCGCAACAGGACCCGGTCAAACCGACCCCCGACATCAAGCCGGTGGTGCCGACGCAGCCTGCATCCGGTGAAAGTGCCATCGACCTCAAGCACCAGCGTGACCCGCAGGAGCAGACGTTGCTGCTGCGCGATGAGCAGCGCCGCCAGCAGCAACGCCGGCAGAAGGGCGACGACGAACGCTACACGGCGATGCCGGGTGACGAGGTCAACGCCGACAACACCGTGCCGGTGGCACCGTTGATGGGCGAGCATGTCCGCCAGGGGCTGCTGGTAGACATCGAAGTCTGA
- a CDS encoding efflux RND transporter periplasmic adaptor subunit, with translation MRAAVRTLITLCVVALAVFAGYQLWQYYMLTPWTRDARVRADVVVIAPDVSGWVRELKARDNQQVKAGDLLMSIDRERFQAAFDQASAVTETRTQQLHLREREAARRTALGPEAISAELRENAQINAAIARGELHEAQAQLQVARINLARSEVRAPRSGHITNLRLAEGNYVNTGESVMALVDDSTFYIQAYFEETKLPRIRVGDAVKVWLMGAGEPMQGHVESISRGITDRNSNPDSQLLPEVEPTFNWVRLAQRIPVRIRLDQVPEGVTLSAGMTASVQVHEQ, from the coding sequence ATGCGTGCGGCCGTACGTACCCTGATCACCTTGTGTGTGGTGGCCCTTGCCGTGTTCGCCGGCTATCAGCTGTGGCAGTACTACATGCTCACCCCCTGGACCCGCGATGCCCGTGTGCGCGCCGATGTGGTGGTGATCGCCCCCGATGTGTCTGGCTGGGTGCGCGAGCTGAAGGCCCGTGACAACCAGCAGGTCAAGGCCGGCGACCTGCTGATGAGCATCGATCGCGAGCGTTTCCAGGCGGCCTTCGACCAGGCCAGCGCCGTGACCGAGACCCGCACCCAGCAACTGCACCTGCGCGAGCGTGAAGCGGCCCGGCGTACCGCCCTGGGGCCGGAGGCGATCAGTGCCGAATTGCGGGAAAATGCACAGATCAATGCGGCCATAGCCCGCGGTGAGCTGCACGAGGCCCAGGCGCAGTTGCAGGTTGCCAGGATCAACCTGGCGCGCAGTGAAGTGCGGGCACCGCGCAGCGGGCATATCACCAACCTGCGCCTGGCCGAGGGCAACTATGTGAACACCGGGGAGTCGGTGATGGCCTTGGTGGACGATTCAACCTTCTATATCCAGGCCTATTTCGAGGAAACCAAGCTGCCGCGCATTCGCGTGGGGGATGCGGTGAAAGTCTGGCTGATGGGCGCGGGCGAGCCGATGCAAGGGCATGTTGAGAGCATCAGCCGCGGTATCACCGACCGCAACAGCAACCCGGACAGCCAGTTGCTGCCGGAGGTTGAGCCAACCTTCAACTGGGTGCGCCTGGCGCAGCGCATACCGGTGAGGATTCGCCTGGACCAGGTGCCGGAGGGGGTGACCCTGAGTGCGGGGATGACCGCCAGTGTGCAGGTGCATGAGCAATGA
- a CDS encoding DUF1656 domain-containing protein, whose translation MGLREWEVGGVLFSPFLVYVLLALVLTGLLRLLVQATPLGRWIWHEALFDAALFVCVLFLVVRLLGTL comes from the coding sequence ATGGGGTTGCGTGAGTGGGAAGTGGGCGGCGTGCTGTTCAGTCCCTTTCTGGTTTATGTGTTGCTGGCGCTGGTGCTCACCGGGTTGCTGCGTCTGCTGGTGCAGGCCACGCCGTTGGGGCGCTGGATCTGGCATGAGGCGCTGTTCGACGCGGCGCTGTTCGTTTGTGTGTTGTTCCTGGTGGTGCGACTGTTGGGAACCTTATAA
- a CDS encoding SDR family NAD(P)-dependent oxidoreductase: MTRKIALITGASRGLGRNTAEHLAARGIDVIGTYHSKAEEAQAVAARLEQAGVKAAMLQLDVSDSTSFAGFAERLGATLQQHFGRERFDFLVNNAGIGLNVPYTETSEAQFDQLLNIQLKGPFFLTQRLLPLLVDNGRIVNISTGLARFALPGYAAYAAMKGAMEVLTRYQAKELGARGIRVNILAPGAIETDFGGGVVRDNRQVNEYIAGNTALGRVGLPDDIGAAIALLLEDGNGWINGQRLEVSGGMFL; this comes from the coding sequence ATGACCCGCAAGATTGCCCTGATCACTGGCGCCAGCCGCGGCCTGGGCCGCAACACTGCCGAACACCTGGCCGCACGCGGCATCGATGTCATCGGCACTTACCACAGCAAGGCCGAGGAAGCCCAGGCCGTGGCCGCGCGGCTGGAGCAGGCGGGGGTCAAGGCCGCCATGCTGCAACTGGACGTCAGCGACAGCACCAGCTTTGCCGGCTTCGCCGAACGCCTGGGGGCAACCTTGCAGCAACACTTCGGTCGCGAGCGTTTCGACTTTCTGGTGAACAATGCCGGGATCGGCTTGAACGTGCCATACACCGAAACCAGCGAAGCGCAGTTCGACCAGTTGCTGAACATCCAGCTGAAAGGACCGTTCTTCCTCACCCAGCGCCTGCTGCCGCTGCTGGTCGACAATGGCCGCATCGTCAACATTTCCACTGGCCTGGCGCGCTTTGCGCTGCCGGGGTATGCCGCCTATGCCGCGATGAAGGGGGCGATGGAGGTGCTGACCCGCTACCAGGCCAAGGAACTGGGGGCGCGTGGTATTCGCGTGAACATTCTGGCGCCGGGGGCGATCGAGACGGACTTTGGCGGCGGCGTGGTGCGGGACAACCGCCAGGTGAATGAATACATTGCCGGCAACACGGCGCTGGGGCGCGTGGGCTTGCCGGATGATATCGGGGCAGCGATTGCGCTGTTGCTGGAAGATGGCAATGGCTGGATCAACGGGCAACGGCTGGAGGTTTCGGGCGGGATGTTCCTCTGA
- a CDS encoding FUSC family protein has protein sequence MPITLQALFAPSSLALKFAIKTLLGGGLALWLAMRWGLEQPSWALMTAFIVAQPLSGMVVQKGLARLAGTLVGTFASVLFIGLFAQTPWLFLLTLALWLALCTAASTQLRSAWAYAFVLAGYTAAIIALPAINHPLQVFDQAVARCTEICLGIFCATASSALLWPMRVEQQLGGQARQAWQNGLQAASAMLGGEDEARKGLLESLGRIVAIDSQREHAWFEGTRGRQRARAIRGLSQKLMVLLRISRSVRRQWRQLDEREAERLAPWLEEVRALLGKPDQPSLLLLRQRIWDAAHDEQISPAEHFCLARMALLLDYAMAASQALEDVEAGRAPKDVSQGLAAHRDWSLALLFGSRSALAFLVMSGFWLATAWPSAPGGLVLTCVVCSLFASRENGAQIGLSFLRGICLAIPAAFLVGQILLPQWSSFAMLCLGMGVPLFFGALGMAHPRTGATATSYCLHFIVLVSPLNAMQFGVASMLNSALAMLVGVSAAVMAFRLLVFRHPAWLGRRLRAATQSDLVRLTRRDLRGADSWFGGRMADRLMQLARHAGELPESERQRWDDGLHGLDIGDELVHLRMCLAVAQAPLGRAEREYLQQVEAVLAKGPAPGRGQRLDAASEQFIGALRRLPSSDPLRLAEGAVLQLQKSWGKWCRWQEEAHGVA, from the coding sequence GTGCCCATCACCCTCCAGGCCCTGTTCGCCCCCAGCAGCCTCGCCCTCAAGTTCGCCATCAAGACCCTGCTCGGTGGTGGCCTGGCGCTGTGGCTGGCGATGCGCTGGGGCCTGGAGCAACCGTCCTGGGCACTGATGACCGCTTTCATCGTCGCCCAGCCACTGTCGGGCATGGTGGTGCAGAAGGGCTTGGCGCGGCTGGCCGGCACCCTGGTCGGTACGTTTGCGTCGGTACTGTTCATCGGCCTGTTCGCCCAGACCCCATGGCTGTTCCTGCTTACCTTGGCCCTGTGGCTGGCCCTGTGTACCGCCGCCTCCACCCAGCTGCGCAGCGCCTGGGCCTATGCCTTCGTGCTGGCTGGCTACACCGCGGCGATCATCGCCCTGCCGGCTATCAACCACCCTTTGCAGGTGTTCGACCAGGCTGTGGCGCGCTGTACCGAGATCTGCCTGGGTATCTTCTGTGCCACCGCCAGCAGTGCCTTGCTCTGGCCCATGCGGGTAGAGCAGCAACTGGGTGGACAGGCCCGCCAGGCCTGGCAGAACGGCCTGCAGGCCGCCAGTGCCATGTTGGGCGGCGAAGACGAGGCGCGCAAAGGCTTGCTGGAGAGCCTGGGGCGTATCGTTGCCATCGACAGCCAGCGCGAACACGCCTGGTTCGAAGGCACCCGCGGGCGCCAGCGTGCCCGCGCCATTCGTGGCCTGAGCCAGAAACTGATGGTGCTGCTGCGCATCTCCCGCTCGGTGCGCCGGCAATGGCGGCAACTTGATGAGCGCGAAGCCGAACGCCTGGCGCCCTGGCTGGAGGAGGTGCGGGCCCTGCTGGGCAAGCCCGACCAGCCCAGCCTGTTGCTGTTGCGCCAGCGCATCTGGGATGCCGCCCACGATGAACAGATCAGCCCGGCGGAGCACTTCTGCCTGGCGCGCATGGCACTGCTGCTGGATTACGCCATGGCCGCCAGCCAGGCGCTGGAGGATGTGGAAGCGGGCAGGGCGCCCAAGGATGTGTCCCAGGGCCTGGCCGCGCACCGCGACTGGTCGCTGGCCTTGCTGTTCGGCTCACGCAGTGCGCTGGCCTTTCTGGTAATGAGCGGCTTCTGGCTGGCCACCGCCTGGCCTTCGGCACCGGGGGGCCTGGTGCTGACCTGCGTGGTCTGCAGCCTGTTCGCCAGCCGCGAGAACGGTGCGCAGATCGGCCTGAGCTTTTTGCGCGGGATCTGCCTGGCGATACCCGCGGCGTTTCTGGTCGGGCAGATACTGCTGCCGCAATGGAGCAGCTTTGCCATGCTCTGCCTGGGCATGGGCGTGCCGCTGTTTTTTGGGGCACTGGGCATGGCTCACCCACGGACCGGGGCCACGGCCACCTCCTATTGCCTGCACTTCATCGTGCTGGTGTCGCCGCTCAACGCCATGCAGTTCGGCGTGGCCAGCATGCTCAACAGTGCCTTGGCCATGCTGGTGGGAGTGTCGGCGGCGGTGATGGCCTTCCGTTTGTTGGTGTTTCGCCACCCGGCCTGGCTGGGCCGGCGCCTGCGCGCGGCGACCCAGAGCGACCTGGTGCGCCTGACCCGGCGCGACCTGCGCGGGGCCGACAGCTGGTTTGGCGGGCGCATGGCCGACCGCCTGATGCAACTGGCGCGGCATGCCGGCGAGCTACCCGAGAGCGAGCGCCAGCGCTGGGACGATGGCCTGCACGGCCTGGATATCGGCGATGAACTGGTGCACCTGCGCATGTGCCTGGCGGTTGCCCAGGCCCCGTTGGGGCGGGCCGAGCGCGAGTACCTGCAGCAGGTAGAGGCAGTGCTGGCCAAGGGGCCGGCGCCCGGGCGTGGTCAGCGCCTGGATGCTGCCAGCGAACAGTTCATTGGCGCCTTGCGCCGGCTACCCTCAAGCGATCCGCTGCGGTTGGCCGAAGGGGCGGTGCTGCAATTGCAGAAAAGCTGGGGCAAGTGGTGCCGCTGGCAGGAGGAAGCCCATGGGGTTGCGTGA
- a CDS encoding putative bifunctional diguanylate cyclase/phosphodiesterase: MEWLGLQLFADLPATGRIVIDCRHDPFLVLLAYFVACAACFATLDMAERQSHSEDPTAHRQWNMLGACCLAGGIWAMHFISMLAFQAPVEVHYDASLTILSLLIALAVAWLAMHSLDRRHMRAHHYLPSAVLIGLGIILMHYVGMAALETGARQYYQTGLLLASAAIAMLTSLAALCLARYFRHGSGTLHQAMKYGASLLMAGGIVATHFTAMSAMTLVIPADTALRLPSGDNSLQLGLGIGFITLLISGASISSALADKKLQSKEHDLRRVSVLLSQLDQARASLQQAAHYDALTNLVNRRGFNQVFAERLAEHQATESRLAVMFLDIDHFKRINDSLGHDAGDELLKVIASHIKAATRNHDLVARFGGDEFCVVTSLNSRDEARHLAQRIMQRMKEPIDLGGRRMVMTTSIGISVFPDDGTTAEELLKHADLALYQSKGSGRNSLNFFNDSLKTRASIALQLEEELRLALLEEHGLCVHYQPIFDLRSRQVAKLEALVRWQHPQHGLLGPERFVAIAEANGLIIDLDLWVLRHACADLAYLQRHGYGSLKVTVNCSAVTLSHDELPNEVEKALFHAGLAPWQLELEVTENALMGDIQRTVNLLKRVRALGVALSIDDFGTGYSSLAYLKRLPLNVLKIDRSFLQDVPGSQKDREIVQAIIVMAHTLHLQVISEGVETTKQLAFLEAHGCDYLQGYLLGRPEPLAELRPLLERLQHQSGVFNPCCGTVQPGSPDLFAGTPGLRAGASIAQRGH; encoded by the coding sequence ATGGAATGGCTGGGGCTGCAACTGTTCGCCGACCTGCCGGCAACCGGGCGCATCGTCATCGATTGCCGACATGACCCGTTCCTGGTTCTGCTCGCCTACTTCGTCGCCTGTGCGGCCTGCTTCGCCACACTGGACATGGCCGAGCGCCAATCCCACAGCGAAGACCCCACCGCCCACCGACAATGGAACATGCTCGGTGCCTGCTGCCTGGCCGGTGGTATCTGGGCCATGCACTTCATCAGCATGCTGGCCTTCCAGGCACCAGTGGAAGTGCACTACGACGCGTCCCTGACCATCCTTTCGCTGCTCATCGCCCTGGCCGTCGCCTGGCTGGCCATGCATAGCCTCGACCGCAGGCATATGCGCGCACACCATTACCTGCCAAGTGCAGTGCTGATCGGCCTGGGGATCATTCTGATGCACTACGTCGGCATGGCCGCCCTGGAAACCGGCGCCCGCCAGTACTACCAGACCGGCCTGCTGCTGGCCTCTGCCGCCATTGCCATGCTCACCAGCCTGGCGGCGCTTTGCCTGGCCCGCTACTTCCGTCATGGCAGCGGTACCCTTCACCAAGCCATGAAATACGGCGCCAGCCTGCTGATGGCCGGCGGCATCGTCGCCACCCACTTCACCGCGATGTCCGCCATGACCCTGGTCATCCCGGCCGACACCGCCCTGCGCCTGCCCTCTGGCGACAACAGCCTGCAACTGGGGCTGGGCATCGGCTTCATCACCCTGCTGATCAGTGGTGCCAGCATCAGTAGCGCGCTGGCCGACAAGAAGCTGCAAAGCAAGGAGCACGACCTGCGCCGGGTCAGCGTGCTGCTCAGCCAGCTGGACCAGGCCCGCGCGTCGCTGCAGCAGGCCGCGCACTACGATGCCCTGACCAACCTGGTCAACCGCCGCGGTTTCAACCAGGTGTTCGCCGAACGCCTGGCCGAACACCAGGCCACAGAGAGCCGCCTGGCGGTAATGTTTCTCGACATCGACCATTTCAAACGCATCAACGACAGCCTCGGCCACGACGCCGGTGACGAACTGCTCAAAGTGATCGCCAGCCACATCAAGGCCGCCACCCGCAACCACGACCTGGTCGCGCGCTTTGGTGGCGACGAGTTCTGCGTGGTCACCAGCCTCAACAGCCGCGACGAAGCCCGCCACCTGGCCCAGCGCATCATGCAAAGGATGAAAGAGCCCATCGACCTGGGTGGCCGACGCATGGTCATGACCACCAGCATCGGCATCAGCGTCTTCCCCGACGACGGCACCACCGCCGAAGAGCTGCTAAAGCATGCCGACCTCGCCCTGTACCAGTCCAAGGGCAGCGGACGCAACAGCCTGAACTTCTTCAACGACAGCCTGAAGACCCGGGCCTCGATTGCCTTGCAACTGGAAGAAGAACTGCGCCTGGCCCTGCTCGAGGAGCATGGGCTGTGTGTGCACTACCAGCCAATCTTCGACCTGCGCAGCAGGCAAGTGGCCAAACTGGAAGCCCTGGTGCGCTGGCAACACCCGCAACACGGCCTGCTCGGGCCCGAGCGTTTTGTCGCGATCGCCGAAGCCAATGGCCTGATCATCGACCTCGACCTGTGGGTGCTGCGCCACGCCTGCGCCGACCTGGCCTACCTGCAGCGGCACGGCTATGGCAGCCTCAAGGTCACGGTCAATTGCTCGGCCGTCACCCTCAGCCACGACGAACTGCCCAATGAAGTGGAGAAGGCACTGTTCCACGCCGGGCTCGCGCCCTGGCAGCTCGAACTGGAGGTTACCGAGAACGCCCTGATGGGTGACATCCAGCGCACGGTCAACCTGCTCAAGCGCGTGCGCGCTCTGGGCGTGGCACTGTCAATCGATGACTTCGGCACCGGCTACTCGTCACTGGCCTACCTCAAGCGCCTGCCGCTCAACGTGCTGAAGATCGACCGCAGCTTCCTGCAGGATGTACCGGGTAGCCAGAAGGACCGCGAGATCGTCCAGGCGATCATCGTCATGGCGCATACCCTGCATTTACAGGTGATCAGCGAGGGCGTGGAGACTACCAAACAGCTGGCATTCCTCGAAGCTCACGGCTGCGACTACCTGCAAGGCTACCTGCTGGGCCGCCCGGAGCCGCTGGCCGAACTGCGGCCGCTGCTGGAGCGGCTGCAGCACCAGAGCGGTGTGTTCAACCCTTGCTGCGGTACAGTTCAACCAGGGTCGCCGGATCTTTTTGCAGGTACCCCTGGCTTGCGTGCAGGCGCATCAATTGCGCAGCGAGGCCACTGA
- the ccoM gene encoding cytochrome c oxidase subunit CcoM: MFFDNVVIAGVVTVGLMVAFFAGLGIFIWKDSNKRKPR; the protein is encoded by the coding sequence ATGTTCTTCGACAACGTGGTTATCGCCGGAGTGGTAACGGTCGGGTTGATGGTCGCCTTCTTTGCCGGTCTGGGCATTTTCATCTGGAAGGACTCGAACAAGCGCAAGCCGCGCTGA
- a CDS encoding M949_RS01915 family surface polysaccharide biosynthesis protein: MSAKHRWISTSMAVGSLLLLAACEQKNFETLPAIPMEQLEVLGVQTPIKSVHFRDRDGEGLLVLSRSDGQASDPESEQEVDKVVLKATLYGRTAESDAFKARWQIEQETTCPGLDLDVDFYNDVSDVGDLNKDGVAEVTVASHAFCGGGIDPHDIVIEMREGQASYSITGQSLITPAGEEPIGGEREDSASLKGAPQVLREHMDAVWQQVYKRPWSEASPPSDDDPDEEAE; the protein is encoded by the coding sequence ATGTCTGCCAAGCACCGCTGGATCAGCACTTCGATGGCCGTGGGCAGCCTGTTGCTGCTGGCCGCCTGCGAGCAGAAAAACTTCGAGACCTTGCCCGCCATCCCGATGGAGCAGCTTGAGGTACTGGGCGTGCAGACGCCGATCAAGAGCGTGCACTTTCGTGACCGCGATGGTGAAGGCTTGCTGGTATTGAGCCGCAGCGATGGCCAGGCCAGCGACCCGGAAAGCGAGCAGGAAGTGGACAAGGTGGTACTCAAGGCCACGCTGTACGGGCGCACCGCCGAAAGCGACGCGTTCAAGGCGCGCTGGCAGATCGAGCAGGAAACCACCTGCCCGGGCCTGGACCTGGATGTGGACTTCTATAACGACGTCAGCGATGTCGGCGACCTGAACAAGGATGGCGTCGCCGAGGTGACGGTTGCCAGCCACGCCTTCTGCGGCGGCGGTATCGACCCGCACGACATCGTCATCGAGATGCGCGAAGGGCAGGCCAGCTACAGCATCACCGGCCAGTCGCTGATTACCCCGGCAGGTGAAGAGCCGATCGGTGGTGAGCGCGAGGACAGTGCCTCGCTCAAAGGCGCGCCGCAGGTGCTGCGCGAGCACATGGACGCGGTCTGGCAGCAGGTGTACAAGCGGCCCTGGAGCGAAGCCAGCCCGCCAAGCGACGACGACCCTGACGAAGAAGCCGAATAA